One stretch of Zingiber officinale cultivar Zhangliang chromosome 6B, Zo_v1.1, whole genome shotgun sequence DNA includes these proteins:
- the LOC121989023 gene encoding uncharacterized protein LOC121989023 isoform X1 — MEAKENGEKISCEYKLRENPLRRKEKVFVGCGAGFGGDRPQAALKLLRTVKELDYLVLECLAERTLAERYQLMMSGGKGYDTRIKFVRNIASLCSTSKIKLSDWMSMLLPLAVERGTCIITNMGAVDPLGAQQVVLDLTTKLGFDITIAAVYEIFKETSGQAMRDELEKLYFNDKSFLHVKGVSTYMGAAPIVECLERYKPHVVITSRVADAALFLAPMVYELGWNWNDFSELAQGALAGHLLECGCQLTGGYFMHPAGDKNREFSIEQILNLSLPYAEIGYKGEVCLAKAEGSGGLLNSSTCAEQLLYEVRDPSSYITPDVVIDLRNVCFSSLSNDKVLCCGAKPSSIPFPDKLLQLVPNDCGWKGWGEISYGGFGCIRRAEVAEFLVRSWVEEAYPGISDSIISYIIGHDSLKATRASQSVSFVEPVDVRLRMDGLFNLKEHAMCLVQEFTALYTNGPAAGGGICTGHKREIILHKKLVERESIFWRTEIKKSESKQPSKKDDLHDHPDRMNTTREENEVLLPSNNSITDPMSSAPAQPNKKIPLYKLAHSRAGDKGNDLNFSIIPHLPNDIDKLKQLLTADWVKHVVSSLLDISSFPNSKAIEQRNKQMEQVNVEIYEVPGIHSLNIVVRNILDGGVNCSRRIDRHGKTISDLILCQEVNWPPLTSEDV, encoded by the exons ATGGAAGCGAAGGAGAACGGTGAAAAAATCAGCTGCGAGTATAAATTG AGGGAAAATCCTTTGAGGAGGAAAGAGAAGGTTTTTGTGGGTTGTGGGGCGGGTTTTGGTGGAGATAGACCGCAGGCAGCACTCAAATTGCTCCGAACTGTTAAAGAACTTGATTATCTTGTGCTTGAATGTTTGGCTGAAAGAACACTTGCCGAGCGATATCAACTTATGATGTCTGGAGGAAAAGGTTACGACACTCGAA TTAAATTTGTCAGAAACATCGCAAGCTTATGTTCCACGTCAAAGATAAAAC TATCGGATTGGATGTCAATGCTTCTACCTTTGGCTGTAGAAAGAGGAACTTGTATAATAACTAACATGGGTGCAG TGGATCCTCTTGGCGCACAACAAGTGGTGCTTGACCTTACAACAAAACTTGGATTTGATATAACTATTGCAGCTGTTTATGAAATTTTTAAGGAGACATCAG GGCAGGCTATGAGAGATGAATTGGAAAAATTATACTTTAATGACAAATCG TTTTTACATGTGAAAGGCGTAAGCACTTACATGGGAGCCGCTCCAATAGTTGAATGTCTTGAGAGGTACAAGCCCCATGTTGTCATTACTTCGAGGGTTGCTGATGCTGCACTATTCTTAGCTCCAATG GTCTATGAACTAGGATGGAATTGGAACGATTTCAGTGAGCTAGCACAAGGGGCTCTGGCTGGCCATCTTCTTGAGTGTGGTTGTCAACTCACAGGTGGATATTTTATGCATCCAG CAGGAGACAAGAATCGAGAATTTTCTATTGAACAGATCTTGAATTTGTCACTTCCATATGCTGAAATTGGTTATAAAGGAGAAGTATGCTTAGCCAAAGCAGAAGGAAGTGGTGGTCTTCTCAACagtagcacatgtgctgaacagCTCCTTTATGAAGTTAGAGATCCTAGCTCCTACATTACTCCTGATGTG GTTATAGACCTGAGAAATGTATGCTTCAGCTCGTTGTCAAATGATAAAGTTCTTTGCTGTGGGGCAAAGCCTTCAAGCATTCCTTTTCCTGATAAGCTTCTGCAATTGGTTCCAAAT GATTGTGGATGGAAAGGATGGGGAGAGATATCTTATGGAGGATTTGGATGCATTAGACGTGCTGAGGTTGCAGAGTTTTTG GTGAGATCATGGGTGGAGGAAGCATATCCTGGAATTAGTGATAGTATAATATCTTATATTATCGGACATGACAGCCTGAAGGCAACTAGAGCTAGTCAGAGTGTTTCATTTGTGGAACCGGTGGATGTTAGGCTTCGCATGGATGGCTTGTTCAATTTGAAGGAGCATGCAATGTGCTTAGTTCAAGAGTTTACAGCTCTGTATACTAATGGGCCAGCCGCTGGTGGTGGTATTTG CACTGGACACAAGAGGGAAATCATTCTTCATAAGAAACTG GTTGAGCGGGAAAGTATTTTCTGGAGAACTGAGATAAAGAAATCAGAGTCCAAGCAGCCATCCAAAAAGGATGATCTGCATGATCATCCGGATCGTATGAACACTacaagagaagaaaatgaagttttgCTTCCCTCGAACAACTCAATCACTGATCCAATGTCCTCTGCACCAGCTCAACCCAACAAGAAAATCCCTCTGTATAAACTCGCCCATAGCAGGGCCGGTGACAAAGGAAATGACTTGAACTTCTCAATCATCCCTCACCTTCCCAATGATATCGACAAGCTCAAACAGTTATTAACTGCAGATTGGGTCAAGCATGTGGTTTCATCCCTCCTCGACATTTCATCCTTTCCCAACAGCAAAGCAATTGAGCAGAGGAACAAGCAGATGGAACAGGTAAACGTAGAAATTTATGAAGTCCCTGGTATCCATTCTCTCAATATTGTAGTGCGGAATATACTTGATGGAGGTGTGAACTGTTCGCGAAGGATAGACCGGCATGGGAAGACCATTTCCGATCTCATATTGTGTCAGGAAGTCAACTGGCCTCCATTGACATCTGAAGATGTATAA
- the LOC121989023 gene encoding uncharacterized protein LOC121989023 isoform X8: MEAKENGEKISCEYKLRENPLRRKEKVFVGCGAGFGGDRPQAALKLLRTVKELDYLVLECLAERTLAERYQLMMSGGKGYDTRISDWMSMLLPLAVERGTCIITNMGAVDPLGAQQVVLDLTTKLGFDITIAAVYEIFKETSGQAMRDELEKLYFNDKSFLHVKGVSTYMGAAPIVECLERYKPHVVITSRVADAALFLAPMVYELGWNWNDFSELAQGALAGHLLECGCQLTGGYFMHPGDKNREFSIEQILNLSLPYAEIGYKGEVCLAKAEGSGGLLNSSTCAEQLLYEVRDPSSYITPDVVIDLRNVCFSSLSNDKVLCCGAKPSSIPFPDKLLQLVPNDCGWKGWGEISYGGFGCIRRAEVAEFLVRSWVEEAYPGISDSIISYIIGHDSLKATRASQSVSFVEPVDVRLRMDGLFNLKEHAMCLVQEFTALYTNGPAAGGGICTGHKREIILHKKLVERESIFWRTEIKKSESKQPSKKDDLHDHPDRMNTTREENEVLLPSNNSITDPMSSAPAQPNKKIPLYKLAHSRAGDKGNDLNFSIIPHLPNDIDKLKQLLTADWVKHVVSSLLDISSFPNSKAIEQRNKQMEQVNVEIYEVPGIHSLNIVVRNILDGGVNCSRRIDRHGKTISDLILCQEVNWPPLTSEDV; the protein is encoded by the exons ATGGAAGCGAAGGAGAACGGTGAAAAAATCAGCTGCGAGTATAAATTG AGGGAAAATCCTTTGAGGAGGAAAGAGAAGGTTTTTGTGGGTTGTGGGGCGGGTTTTGGTGGAGATAGACCGCAGGCAGCACTCAAATTGCTCCGAACTGTTAAAGAACTTGATTATCTTGTGCTTGAATGTTTGGCTGAAAGAACACTTGCCGAGCGATATCAACTTATGATGTCTGGAGGAAAAGGTTACGACACTCGAA TATCGGATTGGATGTCAATGCTTCTACCTTTGGCTGTAGAAAGAGGAACTTGTATAATAACTAACATGGGTGCAG TGGATCCTCTTGGCGCACAACAAGTGGTGCTTGACCTTACAACAAAACTTGGATTTGATATAACTATTGCAGCTGTTTATGAAATTTTTAAGGAGACATCAG GGCAGGCTATGAGAGATGAATTGGAAAAATTATACTTTAATGACAAATCG TTTTTACATGTGAAAGGCGTAAGCACTTACATGGGAGCCGCTCCAATAGTTGAATGTCTTGAGAGGTACAAGCCCCATGTTGTCATTACTTCGAGGGTTGCTGATGCTGCACTATTCTTAGCTCCAATG GTCTATGAACTAGGATGGAATTGGAACGATTTCAGTGAGCTAGCACAAGGGGCTCTGGCTGGCCATCTTCTTGAGTGTGGTTGTCAACTCACAGGTGGATATTTTATGCATCCAG GAGACAAGAATCGAGAATTTTCTATTGAACAGATCTTGAATTTGTCACTTCCATATGCTGAAATTGGTTATAAAGGAGAAGTATGCTTAGCCAAAGCAGAAGGAAGTGGTGGTCTTCTCAACagtagcacatgtgctgaacagCTCCTTTATGAAGTTAGAGATCCTAGCTCCTACATTACTCCTGATGTG GTTATAGACCTGAGAAATGTATGCTTCAGCTCGTTGTCAAATGATAAAGTTCTTTGCTGTGGGGCAAAGCCTTCAAGCATTCCTTTTCCTGATAAGCTTCTGCAATTGGTTCCAAAT GATTGTGGATGGAAAGGATGGGGAGAGATATCTTATGGAGGATTTGGATGCATTAGACGTGCTGAGGTTGCAGAGTTTTTG GTGAGATCATGGGTGGAGGAAGCATATCCTGGAATTAGTGATAGTATAATATCTTATATTATCGGACATGACAGCCTGAAGGCAACTAGAGCTAGTCAGAGTGTTTCATTTGTGGAACCGGTGGATGTTAGGCTTCGCATGGATGGCTTGTTCAATTTGAAGGAGCATGCAATGTGCTTAGTTCAAGAGTTTACAGCTCTGTATACTAATGGGCCAGCCGCTGGTGGTGGTATTTG CACTGGACACAAGAGGGAAATCATTCTTCATAAGAAACTG GTTGAGCGGGAAAGTATTTTCTGGAGAACTGAGATAAAGAAATCAGAGTCCAAGCAGCCATCCAAAAAGGATGATCTGCATGATCATCCGGATCGTATGAACACTacaagagaagaaaatgaagttttgCTTCCCTCGAACAACTCAATCACTGATCCAATGTCCTCTGCACCAGCTCAACCCAACAAGAAAATCCCTCTGTATAAACTCGCCCATAGCAGGGCCGGTGACAAAGGAAATGACTTGAACTTCTCAATCATCCCTCACCTTCCCAATGATATCGACAAGCTCAAACAGTTATTAACTGCAGATTGGGTCAAGCATGTGGTTTCATCCCTCCTCGACATTTCATCCTTTCCCAACAGCAAAGCAATTGAGCAGAGGAACAAGCAGATGGAACAGGTAAACGTAGAAATTTATGAAGTCCCTGGTATCCATTCTCTCAATATTGTAGTGCGGAATATACTTGATGGAGGTGTGAACTGTTCGCGAAGGATAGACCGGCATGGGAAGACCATTTCCGATCTCATATTGTGTCAGGAAGTCAACTGGCCTCCATTGACATCTGAAGATGTATAA
- the LOC121989023 gene encoding uncharacterized protein LOC121989023 isoform X2: protein MEAKENGEKISCEYKLRENPLRRKEKVFVGCGAGFGGDRPQAALKLLRTVKELDYLVLECLAERTLAERYQLMMSGGKGYDTRIKFVRNIASLCSTSKIKLSDWMSMLLPLAVERGTCIITNMGAVDPLGAQQVVLDLTTKLGFDITIAAVYEIFKETSGQAMRDELEKLYFNDKSFLHVKGVSTYMGAAPIVECLERYKPHVVITSRVADAALFLAPMVYELGWNWNDFSELAQGALAGHLLECGCQLTGGYFMHPGDKNREFSIEQILNLSLPYAEIGYKGEVCLAKAEGSGGLLNSSTCAEQLLYEVRDPSSYITPDVVIDLRNVCFSSLSNDKVLCCGAKPSSIPFPDKLLQLVPNDCGWKGWGEISYGGFGCIRRAEVAEFLVRSWVEEAYPGISDSIISYIIGHDSLKATRASQSVSFVEPVDVRLRMDGLFNLKEHAMCLVQEFTALYTNGPAAGGGICTGHKREIILHKKLVERESIFWRTEIKKSESKQPSKKDDLHDHPDRMNTTREENEVLLPSNNSITDPMSSAPAQPNKKIPLYKLAHSRAGDKGNDLNFSIIPHLPNDIDKLKQLLTADWVKHVVSSLLDISSFPNSKAIEQRNKQMEQVNVEIYEVPGIHSLNIVVRNILDGGVNCSRRIDRHGKTISDLILCQEVNWPPLTSEDV from the exons ATGGAAGCGAAGGAGAACGGTGAAAAAATCAGCTGCGAGTATAAATTG AGGGAAAATCCTTTGAGGAGGAAAGAGAAGGTTTTTGTGGGTTGTGGGGCGGGTTTTGGTGGAGATAGACCGCAGGCAGCACTCAAATTGCTCCGAACTGTTAAAGAACTTGATTATCTTGTGCTTGAATGTTTGGCTGAAAGAACACTTGCCGAGCGATATCAACTTATGATGTCTGGAGGAAAAGGTTACGACACTCGAA TTAAATTTGTCAGAAACATCGCAAGCTTATGTTCCACGTCAAAGATAAAAC TATCGGATTGGATGTCAATGCTTCTACCTTTGGCTGTAGAAAGAGGAACTTGTATAATAACTAACATGGGTGCAG TGGATCCTCTTGGCGCACAACAAGTGGTGCTTGACCTTACAACAAAACTTGGATTTGATATAACTATTGCAGCTGTTTATGAAATTTTTAAGGAGACATCAG GGCAGGCTATGAGAGATGAATTGGAAAAATTATACTTTAATGACAAATCG TTTTTACATGTGAAAGGCGTAAGCACTTACATGGGAGCCGCTCCAATAGTTGAATGTCTTGAGAGGTACAAGCCCCATGTTGTCATTACTTCGAGGGTTGCTGATGCTGCACTATTCTTAGCTCCAATG GTCTATGAACTAGGATGGAATTGGAACGATTTCAGTGAGCTAGCACAAGGGGCTCTGGCTGGCCATCTTCTTGAGTGTGGTTGTCAACTCACAGGTGGATATTTTATGCATCCAG GAGACAAGAATCGAGAATTTTCTATTGAACAGATCTTGAATTTGTCACTTCCATATGCTGAAATTGGTTATAAAGGAGAAGTATGCTTAGCCAAAGCAGAAGGAAGTGGTGGTCTTCTCAACagtagcacatgtgctgaacagCTCCTTTATGAAGTTAGAGATCCTAGCTCCTACATTACTCCTGATGTG GTTATAGACCTGAGAAATGTATGCTTCAGCTCGTTGTCAAATGATAAAGTTCTTTGCTGTGGGGCAAAGCCTTCAAGCATTCCTTTTCCTGATAAGCTTCTGCAATTGGTTCCAAAT GATTGTGGATGGAAAGGATGGGGAGAGATATCTTATGGAGGATTTGGATGCATTAGACGTGCTGAGGTTGCAGAGTTTTTG GTGAGATCATGGGTGGAGGAAGCATATCCTGGAATTAGTGATAGTATAATATCTTATATTATCGGACATGACAGCCTGAAGGCAACTAGAGCTAGTCAGAGTGTTTCATTTGTGGAACCGGTGGATGTTAGGCTTCGCATGGATGGCTTGTTCAATTTGAAGGAGCATGCAATGTGCTTAGTTCAAGAGTTTACAGCTCTGTATACTAATGGGCCAGCCGCTGGTGGTGGTATTTG CACTGGACACAAGAGGGAAATCATTCTTCATAAGAAACTG GTTGAGCGGGAAAGTATTTTCTGGAGAACTGAGATAAAGAAATCAGAGTCCAAGCAGCCATCCAAAAAGGATGATCTGCATGATCATCCGGATCGTATGAACACTacaagagaagaaaatgaagttttgCTTCCCTCGAACAACTCAATCACTGATCCAATGTCCTCTGCACCAGCTCAACCCAACAAGAAAATCCCTCTGTATAAACTCGCCCATAGCAGGGCCGGTGACAAAGGAAATGACTTGAACTTCTCAATCATCCCTCACCTTCCCAATGATATCGACAAGCTCAAACAGTTATTAACTGCAGATTGGGTCAAGCATGTGGTTTCATCCCTCCTCGACATTTCATCCTTTCCCAACAGCAAAGCAATTGAGCAGAGGAACAAGCAGATGGAACAGGTAAACGTAGAAATTTATGAAGTCCCTGGTATCCATTCTCTCAATATTGTAGTGCGGAATATACTTGATGGAGGTGTGAACTGTTCGCGAAGGATAGACCGGCATGGGAAGACCATTTCCGATCTCATATTGTGTCAGGAAGTCAACTGGCCTCCATTGACATCTGAAGATGTATAA
- the LOC121989023 gene encoding uncharacterized protein LOC121989023 isoform X4: MEAKENGEKISCEYKLRENPLRRKEKVFVGCGAGFGGDRPQAALKLLRTVKELDYLVLECLAERTLAERYQLMMSGGKGYDTRISDWMSMLLPLAVERGTCIITNMGAVDPLGAQQVVLDLTTKLGFDITIAAVYEIFKETSGQAMRDELEKLYFNDKSFLHVKGVSTYMGAAPIVECLERYKPHVVITSRVADAALFLAPMVYELGWNWNDFSELAQGALAGHLLECGCQLTGGYFMHPAGDKNREFSIEQILNLSLPYAEIGYKGEVCLAKAEGSGGLLNSSTCAEQLLYEVRDPSSYITPDVVIDLRNVCFSSLSNDKVLCCGAKPSSIPFPDKLLQLVPNDCGWKGWGEISYGGFGCIRRAEVAEFLVRSWVEEAYPGISDSIISYIIGHDSLKATRASQSVSFVEPVDVRLRMDGLFNLKEHAMCLVQEFTALYTNGPAAGGGICTGHKREIILHKKLVERESIFWRTEIKKSESKQPSKKDDLHDHPDRMNTTREENEVLLPSNNSITDPMSSAPAQPNKKIPLYKLAHSRAGDKGNDLNFSIIPHLPNDIDKLKQLLTADWVKHVVSSLLDISSFPNSKAIEQRNKQMEQVNVEIYEVPGIHSLNIVVRNILDGGVNCSRRIDRHGKTISDLILCQEVNWPPLTSEDV; this comes from the exons ATGGAAGCGAAGGAGAACGGTGAAAAAATCAGCTGCGAGTATAAATTG AGGGAAAATCCTTTGAGGAGGAAAGAGAAGGTTTTTGTGGGTTGTGGGGCGGGTTTTGGTGGAGATAGACCGCAGGCAGCACTCAAATTGCTCCGAACTGTTAAAGAACTTGATTATCTTGTGCTTGAATGTTTGGCTGAAAGAACACTTGCCGAGCGATATCAACTTATGATGTCTGGAGGAAAAGGTTACGACACTCGAA TATCGGATTGGATGTCAATGCTTCTACCTTTGGCTGTAGAAAGAGGAACTTGTATAATAACTAACATGGGTGCAG TGGATCCTCTTGGCGCACAACAAGTGGTGCTTGACCTTACAACAAAACTTGGATTTGATATAACTATTGCAGCTGTTTATGAAATTTTTAAGGAGACATCAG GGCAGGCTATGAGAGATGAATTGGAAAAATTATACTTTAATGACAAATCG TTTTTACATGTGAAAGGCGTAAGCACTTACATGGGAGCCGCTCCAATAGTTGAATGTCTTGAGAGGTACAAGCCCCATGTTGTCATTACTTCGAGGGTTGCTGATGCTGCACTATTCTTAGCTCCAATG GTCTATGAACTAGGATGGAATTGGAACGATTTCAGTGAGCTAGCACAAGGGGCTCTGGCTGGCCATCTTCTTGAGTGTGGTTGTCAACTCACAGGTGGATATTTTATGCATCCAG CAGGAGACAAGAATCGAGAATTTTCTATTGAACAGATCTTGAATTTGTCACTTCCATATGCTGAAATTGGTTATAAAGGAGAAGTATGCTTAGCCAAAGCAGAAGGAAGTGGTGGTCTTCTCAACagtagcacatgtgctgaacagCTCCTTTATGAAGTTAGAGATCCTAGCTCCTACATTACTCCTGATGTG GTTATAGACCTGAGAAATGTATGCTTCAGCTCGTTGTCAAATGATAAAGTTCTTTGCTGTGGGGCAAAGCCTTCAAGCATTCCTTTTCCTGATAAGCTTCTGCAATTGGTTCCAAAT GATTGTGGATGGAAAGGATGGGGAGAGATATCTTATGGAGGATTTGGATGCATTAGACGTGCTGAGGTTGCAGAGTTTTTG GTGAGATCATGGGTGGAGGAAGCATATCCTGGAATTAGTGATAGTATAATATCTTATATTATCGGACATGACAGCCTGAAGGCAACTAGAGCTAGTCAGAGTGTTTCATTTGTGGAACCGGTGGATGTTAGGCTTCGCATGGATGGCTTGTTCAATTTGAAGGAGCATGCAATGTGCTTAGTTCAAGAGTTTACAGCTCTGTATACTAATGGGCCAGCCGCTGGTGGTGGTATTTG CACTGGACACAAGAGGGAAATCATTCTTCATAAGAAACTG GTTGAGCGGGAAAGTATTTTCTGGAGAACTGAGATAAAGAAATCAGAGTCCAAGCAGCCATCCAAAAAGGATGATCTGCATGATCATCCGGATCGTATGAACACTacaagagaagaaaatgaagttttgCTTCCCTCGAACAACTCAATCACTGATCCAATGTCCTCTGCACCAGCTCAACCCAACAAGAAAATCCCTCTGTATAAACTCGCCCATAGCAGGGCCGGTGACAAAGGAAATGACTTGAACTTCTCAATCATCCCTCACCTTCCCAATGATATCGACAAGCTCAAACAGTTATTAACTGCAGATTGGGTCAAGCATGTGGTTTCATCCCTCCTCGACATTTCATCCTTTCCCAACAGCAAAGCAATTGAGCAGAGGAACAAGCAGATGGAACAGGTAAACGTAGAAATTTATGAAGTCCCTGGTATCCATTCTCTCAATATTGTAGTGCGGAATATACTTGATGGAGGTGTGAACTGTTCGCGAAGGATAGACCGGCATGGGAAGACCATTTCCGATCTCATATTGTGTCAGGAAGTCAACTGGCCTCCATTGACATCTGAAGATGTATAA
- the LOC121989023 gene encoding uncharacterized protein LOC121989023 isoform X6, protein MEAKENGEKISCEYKLRENPLRRKEKVFVGCGAGFGGDRPQAALKLLRTVKELDYLVLECLAERTLAERYQLMMSGGKVSDWMSMLLPLAVERGTCIITNMGAVDPLGAQQVVLDLTTKLGFDITIAAVYEIFKETSGQAMRDELEKLYFNDKSFLHVKGVSTYMGAAPIVECLERYKPHVVITSRVADAALFLAPMVYELGWNWNDFSELAQGALAGHLLECGCQLTGGYFMHPAGDKNREFSIEQILNLSLPYAEIGYKGEVCLAKAEGSGGLLNSSTCAEQLLYEVRDPSSYITPDVVIDLRNVCFSSLSNDKVLCCGAKPSSIPFPDKLLQLVPNDCGWKGWGEISYGGFGCIRRAEVAEFLVRSWVEEAYPGISDSIISYIIGHDSLKATRASQSVSFVEPVDVRLRMDGLFNLKEHAMCLVQEFTALYTNGPAAGGGICTGHKREIILHKKLVERESIFWRTEIKKSESKQPSKKDDLHDHPDRMNTTREENEVLLPSNNSITDPMSSAPAQPNKKIPLYKLAHSRAGDKGNDLNFSIIPHLPNDIDKLKQLLTADWVKHVVSSLLDISSFPNSKAIEQRNKQMEQVNVEIYEVPGIHSLNIVVRNILDGGVNCSRRIDRHGKTISDLILCQEVNWPPLTSEDV, encoded by the exons ATGGAAGCGAAGGAGAACGGTGAAAAAATCAGCTGCGAGTATAAATTG AGGGAAAATCCTTTGAGGAGGAAAGAGAAGGTTTTTGTGGGTTGTGGGGCGGGTTTTGGTGGAGATAGACCGCAGGCAGCACTCAAATTGCTCCGAACTGTTAAAGAACTTGATTATCTTGTGCTTGAATGTTTGGCTGAAAGAACACTTGCCGAGCGATATCAACTTATGATGTCTGGAGGAAAAG TATCGGATTGGATGTCAATGCTTCTACCTTTGGCTGTAGAAAGAGGAACTTGTATAATAACTAACATGGGTGCAG TGGATCCTCTTGGCGCACAACAAGTGGTGCTTGACCTTACAACAAAACTTGGATTTGATATAACTATTGCAGCTGTTTATGAAATTTTTAAGGAGACATCAG GGCAGGCTATGAGAGATGAATTGGAAAAATTATACTTTAATGACAAATCG TTTTTACATGTGAAAGGCGTAAGCACTTACATGGGAGCCGCTCCAATAGTTGAATGTCTTGAGAGGTACAAGCCCCATGTTGTCATTACTTCGAGGGTTGCTGATGCTGCACTATTCTTAGCTCCAATG GTCTATGAACTAGGATGGAATTGGAACGATTTCAGTGAGCTAGCACAAGGGGCTCTGGCTGGCCATCTTCTTGAGTGTGGTTGTCAACTCACAGGTGGATATTTTATGCATCCAG CAGGAGACAAGAATCGAGAATTTTCTATTGAACAGATCTTGAATTTGTCACTTCCATATGCTGAAATTGGTTATAAAGGAGAAGTATGCTTAGCCAAAGCAGAAGGAAGTGGTGGTCTTCTCAACagtagcacatgtgctgaacagCTCCTTTATGAAGTTAGAGATCCTAGCTCCTACATTACTCCTGATGTG GTTATAGACCTGAGAAATGTATGCTTCAGCTCGTTGTCAAATGATAAAGTTCTTTGCTGTGGGGCAAAGCCTTCAAGCATTCCTTTTCCTGATAAGCTTCTGCAATTGGTTCCAAAT GATTGTGGATGGAAAGGATGGGGAGAGATATCTTATGGAGGATTTGGATGCATTAGACGTGCTGAGGTTGCAGAGTTTTTG GTGAGATCATGGGTGGAGGAAGCATATCCTGGAATTAGTGATAGTATAATATCTTATATTATCGGACATGACAGCCTGAAGGCAACTAGAGCTAGTCAGAGTGTTTCATTTGTGGAACCGGTGGATGTTAGGCTTCGCATGGATGGCTTGTTCAATTTGAAGGAGCATGCAATGTGCTTAGTTCAAGAGTTTACAGCTCTGTATACTAATGGGCCAGCCGCTGGTGGTGGTATTTG CACTGGACACAAGAGGGAAATCATTCTTCATAAGAAACTG GTTGAGCGGGAAAGTATTTTCTGGAGAACTGAGATAAAGAAATCAGAGTCCAAGCAGCCATCCAAAAAGGATGATCTGCATGATCATCCGGATCGTATGAACACTacaagagaagaaaatgaagttttgCTTCCCTCGAACAACTCAATCACTGATCCAATGTCCTCTGCACCAGCTCAACCCAACAAGAAAATCCCTCTGTATAAACTCGCCCATAGCAGGGCCGGTGACAAAGGAAATGACTTGAACTTCTCAATCATCCCTCACCTTCCCAATGATATCGACAAGCTCAAACAGTTATTAACTGCAGATTGGGTCAAGCATGTGGTTTCATCCCTCCTCGACATTTCATCCTTTCCCAACAGCAAAGCAATTGAGCAGAGGAACAAGCAGATGGAACAGGTAAACGTAGAAATTTATGAAGTCCCTGGTATCCATTCTCTCAATATTGTAGTGCGGAATATACTTGATGGAGGTGTGAACTGTTCGCGAAGGATAGACCGGCATGGGAAGACCATTTCCGATCTCATATTGTGTCAGGAAGTCAACTGGCCTCCATTGACATCTGAAGATGTATAA